Genomic segment of Haladaptatus caseinilyticus:
ACTGATGTCTGACGTAGAACTAAGTTCCATGCAGAACACGGATAATATAGGACACAGGTACCACCCGTATTACCCGTGTCACACGGACAATACACATGACACTTGCAATTTCAATTGCGATGCAAAAGGGCGGCGTCGGGAAGACAACAACCGCACTCAACCTCTCAGGAGCTCTCGCCGATCGAGGGAACGACGTGCTACTGGTTGATGCTGATCCTCAGGGCTACGCAACAAAATCCCTCGGTCTTGGAGATCAATACCTGGTTGACGACATCACGATGTATGATGTCTTCCTTGATGCAAACAATTTCAGCGACGTCAATGAGTTGGTCGTTGAGTATGACGAGTTCGATGTCTTGCCCTCGCATCTTAGAATGTTCAAACTCGAAAAGGAGCTTCACTTCGAACGACGAGCCGAGAAACGGCTGTCGATGATGCTTGCTGAACTCGATACCGACTATGACTACATCATCATGGACTCACCGCCAAATCTTGGCCCGCTCACGGACAATGCAATTATTGCTTCGGAGCACGTGTTGTTCCCGGCACAAGCTCACGAGGCTAGCAAAGACGCGCTCGAAATGCTCTTCGATGAGATAGAATCGATCGAGAGCGAGTTTGGAATTGATATTGTGACGATGGGGGCAGTCGTCAACATGATCACCCGCGACAATATTAACAAAGAGATGATCGACTGGTTCAATACTGCATTCGGTGAAGAACACGTCTTTGAAATCCCAGATCGAGCTGCCCTTCGACGAGCATGGCAGCAAGGGAATTCGATTTTTGGATATGAAGGGAAACGACACGAAGAAAAAACGATTGAGGATCTGCAGGAACGGTACAATGAACTAGCTGACCACGTGGAGGGATACCAATGACTGAGCAAGTCGACAAAAATGAGGAACTCAGCGATCGATTTAGCACGCGAAGCAAGCCGAAAAGTGACACAGAAGATGCGGAGGATACAGATGATGAGAAAAATACAGGTGACACAGGTAGTGTAGATAGCACGGGTCACACGGGTGATACAGATGGCAAAGACGATACGAGTGGTAAGGGAGACATAGATGACCCAAAAGACACGGGTGACACGGGTAGTACAGGTGAGATAAATGGCACGAGTCATTCGGGTCACACAGGTGATACAGATAGCACACGGAACCGAACGCAATACGTGATGTACTTGCCAGACGATCTTCAGCAAGAGCTCAACGACCTCTACGATCAGTACAACGGTCAAAGCTTAGTCAACGGAAACGGTGGTATCGAGAAACACAAGGACTTTCTTGAGGGATTAGTTCGAGCTGGACTCGACAACGAAAACCTAGACGAGTACATCGACGTGAAAGAGTAGCCGATAGAGACATCCAGACAGTTAGGCTTCAAAGAGATCGGAAACACGAGCGTTACTTTGCTGCAAAGCATTTTCGACGATCTCCTGCCGAATATCAAGACTATACAGATAGTAACTACCGCCGTGGATACCGTCATTCCGCTCATCATGCTTGATGAATCCTTTCAGTCGAAGCTGACTGATACGATCATGAATCGTTCGGTCAGAGACGATATCCG
This window contains:
- a CDS encoding ParA family protein, coding for MTLAISIAMQKGGVGKTTTALNLSGALADRGNDVLLVDADPQGYATKSLGLGDQYLVDDITMYDVFLDANNFSDVNELVVEYDEFDVLPSHLRMFKLEKELHFERRAEKRLSMMLAELDTDYDYIIMDSPPNLGPLTDNAIIASEHVLFPAQAHEASKDALEMLFDEIESIESEFGIDIVTMGAVVNMITRDNINKEMIDWFNTAFGEEHVFEIPDRAALRRAWQQGNSIFGYEGKRHEEKTIEDLQERYNELADHVEGYQ